In the genome of Lentisphaera araneosa HTCC2155, the window AATGATCGTCCCGAGATTGCCGGGTTTTTCAATGGATTGAGCCACGACGAGTAGGGGTGGGTCGCTGAGCTCAAGGTCGTCGACTTGCTTGCGAAAATATCCCGTAAGCGCTAATAAACCTTCAGGGCGATCGCGGTAAGATATTTTTTTAAAGACATTTTGTTCAGTCTCAAAAATCTGCGTGCCACCCTCGTCTTGCAGTTTCTGGATCAACTCGTCTTCATTTTTCCCAAGGAAAAAATCACGGCAAATATAAAGTTCTTTTGGATACACCCCATTGTCCGCAGCACGATAGATGCTGCGAAAGCCTTCGATAATCATGGTTTGTTCTTTATCGCGGTAGCGTCTTTCGCGCAGTTTTACGATGTGCTTAATGCGAGGGTTGCTAAGACTTGAGATATGCATTGACTTTAATTGCCTTGTTGATTCATTATTTTTTCAAATGTATCGCCTAAAACTTCCTTTCGCCATCCTTGGATATTTAAGTTTTCTGGCTTTTTATTGGCCTTGAGAATCAATCTTTTAATATGGCTTCGGGCATAAATCAGTCCTGGGTCGAGCCCTTGGCGTTCAGCAACTTCATCCATCGCCTGGGCGCAGGCTTTTATAAGGGCTTTCTCGCTGCCTGTAGGCTCTTTGCCGAGCATGCCATTAGGAAGGTCTTCATCTGCAATAATTTTGACTTCTTTTGCCATCGCCTGCAAGTTTTTGTAATGCTTCTGTAATTGCTTCTCATTAAAACCATTGCGCGTAAATTGTCCATAGTCGCTAGAGAGGTACATAGCCGCTTTAAAGAGTAAGCTTTGATGAAAGATAAAGTTGGGGGTGATATTGCGCTTAAAGGCAATTTCATGGCGGTAAGCGGCTAATTTTTGCAGGTAGACTAAAGAACGTAAAGGCAGTCGCCCAAATTGTTTGACTTTTTTGTAAGCCGTTTCTGCTTGCGCTTCTTCGTAGAGTGCGGGGTTTTCGGAAATGCTCTTGTTTTCTTCCAGGAACCAATCATAGCGGCCATTTTCTTTGAGCTTTTCGCGAAGTGTTTCAGTGATCTCGATCAAGTAGCGAACATCTTCCGCTGCATAATTGAGTTGAGAATCTTTCAGGGGGCGCTTGGTCCAATCCGATACCTGTTGCGTTTTGGAAATTTCGATATCCATCATCTCTAGGCACAGTTTAGCCAAGCTAACTTGTTTGGGGGCACCAGTAAAAGCATAGGCTAACTGAGTATCGAAAATATTCTTGGCTTCAGCATCGCAGAAAAGTTTAAAAAGCTTGAGGTCTTGGTCG includes:
- a CDS encoding TrmH family RNA methyltransferase, which gives rise to MHISSLSNPRIKHIVKLRERRYRDKEQTMIIEGFRSIYRAADNGVYPKELYICRDFFLGKNEDELIQKLQDEGGTQIFETEQNVFKKISYRDRPEGLLALTGYFRKQVDDLELSDPPLLVVAQSIEKPGNLGTIIRSADGTGADGLILCDKCTDLFNPNVITASTGMCFSLPIAEAASQDTINYLKENNITILSATPHADKLYTDVDMTGPIAVIVGAEQYGLSEEWMKQSSINVKIPMLGKADSLNVATATTLLLYEAVRQRQQ
- a CDS encoding ribonuclease D, which translates into the protein MKFIDQAEEIQRVLSRALSEKDIALDTEFVWTKTFHPIPGLLQIKSAGEIHLIDLLIENFPKEILKELLESRDVCKILHSPDQDLKLFKLFCDAEAKNIFDTQLAYAFTGAPKQVSLAKLCLEMMDIEISKTQQVSDWTKRPLKDSQLNYAAEDVRYLIEITETLREKLKENGRYDWFLEENKSISENPALYEEAQAETAYKKVKQFGRLPLRSLVYLQKLAAYRHEIAFKRNITPNFIFHQSLLFKAAMYLSSDYGQFTRNGFNEKQLQKHYKNLQAMAKEVKIIADEDLPNGMLGKEPTGSEKALIKACAQAMDEVAERQGLDPGLIYARSHIKRLILKANKKPENLNIQGWRKEVLGDTFEKIMNQQGN